The Candidatus Planktophila sp. genome window below encodes:
- the rpsI gene encoding 30S ribosomal protein S9 → MSENTTINDLDENEVPTSYTSSTPAAATNRPAIKAPGGGTGRRKEAVARVRLTPGTGKWIINGKALENYFPNKVHQQSVSEPFRTVGAENQYDVFARINGGGVSGQAGALRLGVARSLNQIDEEANRPALKKAGFLSRDARVIERKKYGLKKARKRSQYSKR, encoded by the coding sequence ATGTCAGAGAACACAACTATTAATGATCTCGATGAGAACGAAGTTCCTACTTCATACACTTCATCAACTCCTGCAGCTGCAACTAACCGCCCAGCAATTAAAGCTCCAGGTGGCGGCACAGGTCGTCGTAAAGAAGCCGTTGCACGCGTTCGCTTAACTCCAGGAACTGGAAAGTGGATCATTAACGGTAAAGCTCTTGAGAATTACTTCCCAAACAAAGTTCACCAACAATCAGTCTCAGAGCCATTTCGCACAGTAGGTGCTGAAAATCAATACGATGTTTTTGCACGCATCAATGGTGGTGGAGTATCTGGTCAAGCAGGCGCACTACGTCTCGGCGTTGCACGATCACTGAATCAAATTGATGAGGAAGCTAACCGTCCAGCGCTAAAGAAGGCTGGCTTCTTATCACGTGATGCACGGGTTATCGAGCGAAAGAAGTACGGCCTTAAGAAGGCCCGTAAGCGTTCACAATACAGCAAGCGCTAA
- the rplM gene encoding 50S ribosomal protein L13 codes for MRTYSPKAGDAVREWHVIDAQDVVLGRLATHAAVLLRGKHKATFAPHMDMGDFVIIINAEKIALSGNKAKTKWSHHHSGFPGGLTSTVYGELLEKFPTRAVEKAIKGMIPKNRLGRDIASKLKVYAGPTHPHAAQAPKPYLFEQVSQIVK; via the coding sequence GTGCGTACATATAGTCCAAAAGCCGGTGACGCAGTCCGTGAGTGGCATGTCATCGATGCGCAAGATGTGGTCTTGGGCCGCCTTGCAACACATGCCGCCGTTCTACTTCGTGGAAAGCACAAGGCAACATTTGCTCCTCACATGGACATGGGCGACTTCGTCATCATTATTAATGCAGAAAAAATCGCTCTGTCAGGTAACAAAGCAAAGACTAAGTGGTCACATCATCACTCTGGTTTCCCAGGCGGTTTAACTTCTACGGTTTACGGCGAGCTTCTTGAGAAGTTCCCAACACGCGCTGTTGAAAAAGCAATCAAGGGAATGATTCCTAAGAATCGACTTGGGCGTGATATCGCTTCAAAGCTAAAGGTTTATGCCGGTCCAACCCACCCGCATGCTGCACAAGCTCCAAAACCATATTTATTCGAACAAGTTTCACAAATCGTGAAGTAA
- a CDS encoding ATP-binding cassette domain-containing protein, protein MGHIDVSGVDYALSDGRVLLNNVSFRVGDGAKVALIGANGSGKTTLFRMISGDLQPDSGQVSISGGLGVMRQFIGSVRDHTTVHQMLLSVAPKRIRDAAENIEKTEIEMHEKDTEKAQMAYAQAIIEWGDVGGYEYETMWDVCCTAALGKSFDEVAKREVNTLSGGEQKKLVLNALLEGPDETLLLDEPDNYLDVPSKRWLEEVITATKKTVFFISHDRELLENTVNRIVTLEQGASGNTTWVHGGKFSTWHDARKARNARFAEILLRWEQEHQRLKDLVRTLQVQAAISPDMANKYHAMQTRLRKFQEVGPPQAPPIEQDVRVGLRGGRTGLRALTFENLILEGLTQSFNFEVFFGDRIAVLGKNGTGKSHFLRLISGDSTVKYTGNFKIGARVEIGYFAQTHSHPEFESQSLLEILWQMYSLQLGPAKSALRKYEIDQQAEQRFASLSGGQQARFQVLLLELSGSTLLLLDEPTDNLDLASAESLETALDHYEGTVISVTHDRWFTRGFSRFLVFGSDGRVFESPEPVFEH, encoded by the coding sequence ATGGGGCATATCGATGTCAGCGGTGTCGATTACGCGCTTTCAGATGGCCGGGTGCTCTTAAATAACGTCAGTTTTCGTGTAGGCGACGGCGCGAAAGTTGCACTCATTGGTGCAAATGGATCCGGCAAAACTACTTTATTTCGCATGATTAGCGGTGATTTACAGCCTGATTCTGGTCAAGTATCTATCTCCGGCGGCCTTGGAGTAATGCGCCAGTTCATAGGTTCGGTCCGAGATCACACAACGGTGCATCAAATGCTTTTATCAGTTGCGCCTAAAAGAATTCGCGATGCTGCAGAAAATATCGAAAAAACTGAGATTGAAATGCATGAAAAAGATACTGAAAAAGCTCAGATGGCATATGCCCAAGCAATTATTGAATGGGGAGATGTTGGTGGCTATGAGTATGAAACTATGTGGGATGTATGTTGCACTGCTGCCCTCGGTAAATCATTTGATGAAGTTGCAAAGAGAGAAGTAAATACTCTTTCGGGTGGAGAGCAGAAAAAATTAGTACTTAATGCTTTACTTGAAGGTCCAGATGAAACTTTGCTATTAGATGAACCCGATAACTATTTAGATGTTCCTTCTAAACGCTGGTTAGAAGAAGTAATAACCGCAACTAAGAAAACCGTTTTCTTTATCAGTCACGATCGCGAACTACTAGAAAATACTGTCAATCGCATCGTTACTCTCGAGCAAGGTGCATCTGGCAATACAACATGGGTACACGGTGGAAAGTTTTCAACATGGCACGATGCGCGAAAGGCAAGAAATGCGCGATTTGCTGAAATTTTGCTTCGCTGGGAGCAAGAACACCAACGGCTTAAAGATTTAGTTCGCACCCTCCAGGTGCAGGCTGCAATCAGCCCGGACATGGCAAATAAATATCATGCGATGCAGACTCGACTTCGAAAGTTTCAAGAAGTGGGTCCGCCACAAGCGCCACCGATCGAACAAGATGTACGAGTCGGTTTGCGCGGCGGTCGTACGGGCTTACGTGCATTGACTTTTGAAAATCTGATTCTTGAAGGATTAACGCAGAGCTTTAACTTCGAAGTCTTTTTTGGTGATCGCATCGCCGTTCTAGGTAAGAATGGAACCGGTAAATCTCACTTCTTGCGTTTAATATCAGGAGATAGCACAGTCAAATACACTGGTAATTTTAAAATCGGTGCCCGCGTGGAGATTGGCTACTTCGCTCAAACGCATTCTCATCCAGAGTTTGAATCTCAGAGCTTGCTCGAAATCCTTTGGCAGATGTACTCACTGCAGTTAGGTCCGGCTAAGAGCGCTCTGCGAAAATATGAAATAGACCAGCAAGCCGAACAGCGCTTTGCCTCACTATCTGGTGGACAGCAGGCACGTTTCCAAGTCCTTTTACTCGAGCTATCTGGTTCAACTTTGCTTCTACTCGATGAGCCGACCGATAATTTAGATTTGGCGAGTGCTGAAAGCTTGGAAACGGCCCTCGATCATTATGAAGGAACAGTAATATCCGTGACCCACGACCGTTGGTTCACGCGAGGATTTTCTCGTTTCCTAGTCTTTGGCAGTGATGGCCGTGTTTTCGAAAGCCCTGAGCCTGTTTTTGAGCATTAA
- the truA gene encoding tRNA pseudouridine(38-40) synthase TruA translates to MSEPTLYPESGFLRLRIDLAYDGTNYAGWAKQPGQRTIQEEIETALAKITQSPIETVVAGRTDAGVHASGQVIHVDIPENSEIKELLFKLNRMLEDDIRILKVTVMEKGFHARFSATLRSYTYKILDANQVVSPLHRLDVAPWYRSLDVELLNSASALLLGNHDFAAYCKFREGAATVRNLIRFNWIRDDAGYLIADIAADAFCYSMVRSLVGAVVCVAEGRNNLDWISAMLANKERVPDSLVFVARGLTLRQVEYNGEMVNG, encoded by the coding sequence ATGTCGGAGCCCACTCTCTACCCAGAGAGTGGGTTTCTTCGTTTACGGATCGATTTAGCGTACGACGGAACGAATTATGCAGGGTGGGCAAAGCAGCCCGGTCAACGCACAATTCAAGAAGAGATTGAAACGGCGCTCGCAAAAATCACGCAGAGCCCCATAGAAACCGTTGTTGCTGGTCGCACCGATGCCGGAGTACATGCTAGTGGGCAGGTAATTCATGTTGATATTCCTGAAAATTCCGAGATCAAAGAACTACTCTTTAAATTGAATCGAATGCTCGAAGATGATATTCGAATTCTAAAAGTGACAGTCATGGAAAAAGGTTTTCATGCCCGTTTTTCTGCCACCCTGCGAAGTTATACCTACAAAATTTTAGATGCCAATCAGGTCGTATCACCCCTTCACCGCTTGGATGTGGCACCTTGGTATCGCAGCCTTGATGTAGAACTTCTCAACTCTGCAAGCGCATTACTTTTAGGCAACCATGACTTTGCCGCTTATTGTAAGTTCCGAGAAGGTGCAGCTACAGTTCGAAACCTTATTCGTTTCAACTGGATCCGTGACGATGCGGGCTATCTAATCGCAGATATTGCCGCGGATGCCTTCTGTTATTCAATGGTGCGCAGCTTAGTCGGCGCAGTTGTTTGTGTTGCAGAAGGTCGAAATAATCTTGACTGGATTTCTGCGATGTTGGCCAATAAAGAGCGCGTACCTGACTCACTTGTCTTTGTCGCAAGGGGCCTAACTCTGCGCCAAGTTGAATACAATGGAGAAATGGTTAACGGGTAA
- the rplQ gene encoding 50S ribosomal protein L17, whose product MPTPSKGPRLGSGPSHERLLLRTLAEQLFEHGKITTTEAKAKRLRPLAEKLITFAKKGDLPARRQVMAQISNKGVVHTLFTVIGPRFATRNGGYTRITKIGPRKGDNAPMAVIEVLTEKDN is encoded by the coding sequence ATGCCAACACCAAGTAAAGGTCCTCGTCTGGGTTCAGGCCCATCACACGAGCGCTTACTCCTACGCACTCTTGCAGAGCAGTTGTTCGAACACGGCAAGATCACAACAACCGAGGCAAAGGCTAAGCGCCTGCGTCCATTAGCCGAAAAGTTAATTACTTTTGCTAAGAAGGGTGATCTTCCAGCCCGTCGCCAAGTTATGGCTCAGATTTCAAATAAGGGTGTAGTCCATACACTCTTTACTGTTATCGGACCTCGGTTTGCAACTCGTAATGGTGGATACACACGCATTACAAAGATTGGGCCACGTAAGGGCGACAACGCTCCAATGGCGGTAATCGAAGTTTTAACTGAGAAAGATAACTAA
- a CDS encoding DNA-directed RNA polymerase subunit alpha — protein sequence MLIAQRPTLSEEVISESRSRFIIEPLEPGFGYTLGNSMRRTLLSSIPGAAVTSIRVAGALHEFTTLEGVKEDLTDIVLNIKNLVLSSDNDEPSVVYIRKSGAGPVTGADIAVPTGVEVHNPELHLATLNGKGSLEIELTVERGRGYVTAVQNKQAGAEIGRIPVDSIYSPVLKVTYAVEATRVEQRTDFDRLVVDVETKSSMKPRDAVASAGRTLVELFGLARELNLEAEGIEMGPSVMDAALAADMALPIEDLDLTVRSYNCLKREGIHTVGELVNRSEADLLDIRNFGSKSIDEVKAKLVSMGMNLKDSPVGFDPTQHQNYNASLDDEFVEAEQA from the coding sequence GTGCTAATTGCACAACGTCCCACCCTCAGTGAAGAAGTAATTTCTGAGTCCCGTTCAAGGTTCATTATTGAGCCATTAGAGCCTGGCTTTGGATACACCCTTGGCAACAGCATGCGTCGTACATTGCTTTCATCTATTCCAGGTGCGGCAGTGACAAGCATTCGCGTTGCAGGAGCACTTCACGAGTTCACAACTCTTGAAGGCGTTAAAGAAGATCTCACCGATATTGTTTTGAACATCAAGAACTTGGTGCTCTCATCCGATAACGATGAGCCAAGCGTCGTCTATATCCGCAAGTCTGGTGCCGGTCCAGTTACTGGTGCCGATATCGCTGTTCCAACTGGCGTTGAAGTACATAATCCAGAGCTCCACTTAGCAACTCTCAATGGCAAGGGATCTCTTGAGATCGAACTTACCGTTGAGCGCGGCCGTGGTTATGTCACCGCAGTTCAGAACAAGCAGGCTGGCGCAGAGATCGGGCGCATTCCAGTTGACTCTATCTATTCACCTGTACTCAAGGTTACGTATGCCGTTGAAGCCACTCGCGTTGAGCAGCGCACCGATTTCGATCGTCTTGTAGTCGATGTTGAGACAAAATCATCAATGAAGCCACGCGATGCCGTTGCATCAGCTGGTCGTACATTAGTTGAACTCTTTGGTCTTGCTCGCGAGCTCAATCTTGAAGCAGAAGGTATCGAGATGGGGCCATCTGTTATGGATGCAGCTCTTGCCGCGGACATGGCACTTCCAATAGAAGATCTAGATCTCACAGTACGTTCATACAACTGCTTGAAGCGCGAAGGCATTCATACAGTTGGGGAGCTTGTTAACCGTTCAGAGGCTGACTTGCTTGATATCCGTAACTTTGGATCAAAGTCAATCGATGAGGTAAAGGCCAAGCTTGTCTCTATGGGGATGAACTTGAAAGATAGCCCAGTCGGATTTGATCCAACTCAGCACCAAAATTACAACGCTTCGCTAGACGACGAGTTCGTTGAAGCAGAGCAGGCCTAG
- the rpsD gene encoding 30S ribosomal protein S4, with protein sequence MARYTGADCKRCRREKVKLFLKGSKCDGPKCPIESRPYPPGQHGRGRSKESEYLLQMREKQKCARIYGVLEKQFRGYYEEANRKQGKTGENLLVLLETRLDNVVFRAGFAKSRDMSRQLVRHGHFLVNGKKVNIPSFRVTPMDIIDVLPKSLDLTPFIVASAELGEKSVPAWMEVVGSQMRIIIHGVPARAVIDTQVQEQLIVELYSK encoded by the coding sequence ATGGCTCGTTATACCGGAGCAGACTGCAAGCGCTGCCGTCGCGAAAAAGTAAAGCTCTTCCTTAAGGGCAGCAAGTGCGATGGACCTAAATGTCCAATCGAATCTCGACCGTATCCACCTGGTCAACATGGCCGTGGTCGATCAAAAGAGTCTGAGTACCTATTGCAGATGCGTGAGAAGCAGAAGTGCGCACGTATTTACGGAGTTCTCGAAAAGCAGTTCCGTGGTTACTACGAAGAGGCAAACCGCAAGCAGGGCAAGACTGGTGAGAACCTTCTAGTCCTTCTAGAGACACGTCTTGACAATGTTGTATTCCGCGCAGGATTTGCAAAGAGTCGTGACATGTCACGCCAACTAGTGCGCCACGGTCACTTTCTCGTAAATGGCAAGAAGGTAAATATTCCCTCATTCCGTGTGACTCCAATGGACATCATCGATGTTCTTCCAAAGTCACTCGATCTCACACCATTTATCGTGGCAAGTGCAGAACTTGGCGAGAAGTCGGTACCGGCATGGATGGAGGTCGTTGGTTCGCAGATGCGCATCATCATTCACGGCGTTCCTGCACGTGCAGTCATCGACACCCAGGTTCAAGAGCAGCTAATCGTTGAGCTTTACTCGAAGTAA
- the rpsK gene encoding 30S ribosomal protein S11 codes for MAAPKSKTAATKGKVKTRKKEKKNIAVGKAFIKSTFNNTIISITDPSGAVISWSSSGQVGFKGSRKSTPFAAQLAAEAAARRAQEHGLKKVDVFVKGPGSGRETAIRSLQAAGLEVGAISDVTPAPHNGCRPCKPRRV; via the coding sequence ATGGCCGCTCCTAAGTCAAAGACTGCCGCAACAAAGGGCAAAGTAAAGACTCGTAAAAAAGAGAAGAAGAACATCGCTGTTGGTAAGGCTTTTATTAAGAGCACTTTCAACAACACAATCATCTCTATAACCGATCCATCAGGTGCTGTTATCTCTTGGTCTTCATCTGGCCAAGTTGGTTTCAAGGGCTCACGTAAGTCAACTCCATTCGCAGCACAGCTTGCAGCAGAAGCTGCTGCTCGTCGCGCGCAGGAGCATGGCTTAAAGAAAGTAGATGTTTTCGTTAAGGGCCCTGGCTCTGGACGTGAAACTGCAATCCGTTCATTGCAAGCAGCTGGTTTGGAAGTCGGTGCCATCTCTGATGTAACACCTGCTCCACACAATGGTTGCCGTCCATGCAAGCCTCGTCGAGTTTAG
- the rpsM gene encoding 30S ribosomal protein S13, with the protein MARLVGVDLPREKRVEIALTYIFGMGLTRSQKTLAETGISPDTRVKDLQEPELAKLREYIEANFKIEGDLRREISGDIRRKVEIQSYQGIRHRKGLPVRGQRTHTNARTRKGPRKAIAGKKKVTK; encoded by the coding sequence ATGGCACGTCTCGTCGGTGTCGATCTTCCACGCGAAAAACGCGTTGAAATCGCACTCACTTACATCTTTGGAATGGGTCTTACTCGTTCTCAAAAAACGCTAGCTGAAACTGGCATAAGTCCAGATACACGCGTTAAGGATTTGCAGGAGCCTGAGCTCGCAAAACTTCGCGAATACATCGAAGCAAACTTCAAAATCGAAGGTGATCTTCGTCGTGAAATTTCTGGCGACATCCGTCGCAAAGTTGAAATCCAGAGCTACCAGGGAATTCGTCACCGTAAGGGACTTCCTGTTCGTGGTCAGCGCACACACACAAATGCGCGTACACGTAAGGGTCCTCGTAAGGCAATTGCAGGTAAGAAGAAGGTGACTAAGTAA
- the rpmJ gene encoding 50S ribosomal protein L36 produces MKVNPSVKKICDKCKVIRRKGRVMVICENLRHKQRQG; encoded by the coding sequence ATGAAGGTTAATCCAAGCGTCAAGAAGATTTGCGATAAGTGCAAAGTCATTCGCCGCAAGGGTCGCGTCATGGTCATTTGCGAAAATCTTCGTCACAAGCAACGTCAAGGCTAA
- the infA gene encoding translation initiation factor IF-1 — translation MASKDGAIEMEGTVSEALPNAMFRVELTNGHKVLAHISGKMRKNYIRILTADRVIVEMSPYDLTKGRIIYRYK, via the coding sequence TTGGCTAGCAAAGATGGCGCCATCGAAATGGAAGGCACTGTTTCTGAAGCTTTACCTAACGCGATGTTTCGTGTGGAACTAACTAATGGGCATAAAGTCCTCGCTCACATCAGTGGCAAAATGCGGAAGAACTACATTCGTATTTTAACTGCTGACCGTGTGATCGTGGAAATGAGTCCGTATGACCTTACAAAGGGTCGAATTATTTATCGTTATAAGTAA
- a CDS encoding MFS transporter, translated as MSSEKLLPWAKPLLLCSTLTQATIYVLRPMITYRALELDANAAQVGLIAAVYALFPVLLALQFGRLVGRLGEGKFIIAGTITMILTSLLLVFSNSLVLLAFATSLAGVAHLACMLGGQTMVALRTPRENYDRYFGYYTFSASVGHMIGPLLATVIAGSNGTLPKSTSSAFLLAAVLSIAALVPVLNWRRERPSVEAKTNDEGTYSAAMRLVRKPGILAAIYISLAISATADVLVVFLPLYGSENNFSPYAVGIILALRAGTTMMSRIFLGRLSERFSTYQLLMWSTLISLIACGAMAFAKSAISLAVIVFIAGFSLGIGQPLTMSLVAQKTQPEERALAVSARLMGNRLGQFIVPAAAGIVAAASGAGAVFIGLSVLLGSSIFSVKRQ; from the coding sequence ATGTCAAGCGAAAAACTTTTACCCTGGGCTAAGCCATTATTACTCTGCTCTACATTGACGCAAGCTACGATTTATGTACTGCGCCCGATGATTACGTATCGAGCCCTCGAACTAGATGCTAACGCCGCTCAAGTCGGATTAATTGCCGCAGTTTATGCACTCTTTCCCGTTTTACTTGCATTACAGTTTGGCCGTTTAGTAGGACGTCTTGGAGAAGGAAAGTTTATTATTGCTGGAACAATCACAATGATTCTCACTTCTCTCCTCTTAGTTTTCTCAAATTCATTAGTTCTTCTAGCCTTTGCAACTTCATTAGCGGGTGTCGCGCATTTAGCGTGCATGCTTGGTGGACAAACAATGGTCGCACTTCGCACGCCACGAGAAAACTATGACCGCTACTTTGGCTATTACACATTTAGCGCGTCTGTTGGACATATGATTGGGCCGCTCCTTGCAACGGTAATTGCTGGATCTAATGGAACTTTGCCCAAGTCCACTTCGAGCGCCTTTCTTTTAGCTGCCGTTCTATCAATTGCAGCTTTAGTTCCTGTTCTGAACTGGCGTCGCGAGCGACCATCGGTGGAGGCTAAAACTAATGATGAAGGAACCTATTCTGCGGCAATGAGATTGGTTCGAAAGCCTGGAATTTTGGCAGCGATCTATATTTCTTTGGCCATATCTGCAACTGCGGATGTGCTTGTAGTCTTCCTGCCGTTATATGGAAGCGAGAACAATTTCTCACCTTATGCAGTTGGAATTATTTTGGCATTGCGTGCCGGCACAACCATGATGTCCCGGATTTTTCTTGGCCGATTGAGTGAGCGATTTTCGACATATCAATTATTGATGTGGAGCACATTAATTTCGCTGATTGCATGTGGGGCGATGGCATTTGCAAAGAGCGCTATCTCACTCGCGGTTATAGTTTTCATAGCAGGATTTTCTTTGGGTATTGGGCAACCATTGACGATGTCATTGGTTGCCCAAAAAACACAACCCGAGGAACGCGCCTTGGCAGTCTCTGCGCGATTGATGGGCAACCGGTTAGGACAGTTCATAGTCCCGGCAGCTGCAGGTATTGTCGCCGCCGCCTCCGGTGCTGGGGCTGTCTTTATTGGCCTTTCTGTCCTCCTCGGGAGCTCGATTTTCTCCGTAAAACGCCAATAA
- a CDS encoding tripartite tricarboxylate transporter permease, with protein sequence MGNSFAMLMDGFQTAFTPTNLMFGLLGTFLGTLVGVLPGIGPALAIGLLLPITLTVNPTSALIMFAAIYYGAMYGGSTTSILLNTPGESGSVITALEGNKMAKAGRAGAALATAAIGSFVAGTIATLLLAFGAPTLAEFALTIQPAGYLSLIILAFATVGTLLGASRIRGLVALAVGLVIGLVGADLQSGALRLTFGNLNAIDGIETVTVIVAIFALGEALYLASRHSLVPVEVLAMKGKAWMTKDDFRRSWKPWLRGTAIGFPLGVIPAGGSEVPTFLSYGVEKALSKNKGEFGKGAIEGVAGPEAANNANAAGVLVPMLALGLPTSATAAVVLVAFQSFNIQPGPMLFQTNPEIVWGLIASLFIGNALLLVLNLPLIRFWVLLLKIPSHYLYAGITTFALLGAYALNNSTFDLQVALAVGFIGYLFRRFGVPITPLIIGVILGPLAELYFKRSLQISQGDWHILIAGGFPKVIYATLFLVIIGPVVWNFKKKFAVKK encoded by the coding sequence ATGGGAAATAGTTTTGCAATGTTAATGGATGGCTTCCAAACTGCATTCACCCCAACTAATTTAATGTTTGGGCTTCTAGGAACTTTTCTCGGAACCCTTGTCGGCGTTTTGCCAGGTATTGGACCTGCTTTAGCAATCGGACTTTTGCTGCCGATTACCTTGACGGTTAATCCAACGTCAGCTCTGATTATGTTTGCAGCGATTTATTACGGTGCGATGTATGGCGGCTCAACAACGTCGATTTTGCTCAATACTCCCGGGGAAAGCGGATCGGTAATTACAGCGTTAGAGGGCAACAAGATGGCTAAGGCCGGCCGTGCCGGTGCCGCCCTTGCAACAGCTGCAATCGGATCCTTTGTAGCTGGAACTATTGCCACCTTATTGCTCGCATTTGGTGCTCCGACGCTGGCCGAATTTGCCCTCACCATTCAACCGGCAGGTTATTTGTCATTAATAATTTTGGCCTTTGCAACAGTGGGAACCCTGCTTGGTGCCTCTCGAATCAGAGGGCTGGTCGCATTGGCCGTTGGCCTAGTAATTGGTTTAGTTGGTGCCGATCTGCAATCAGGCGCGTTGCGCTTAACTTTCGGAAATCTCAATGCAATCGATGGAATAGAAACCGTTACGGTAATTGTCGCAATCTTCGCACTCGGCGAAGCTCTTTACTTAGCTAGTCGTCATTCACTGGTGCCTGTAGAGGTTCTAGCGATGAAAGGCAAAGCCTGGATGACGAAAGATGATTTTCGTCGTTCATGGAAACCATGGCTACGTGGAACGGCGATTGGTTTCCCACTTGGAGTGATTCCTGCGGGTGGATCAGAGGTCCCAACATTTTTAAGTTATGGCGTTGAAAAAGCGCTATCTAAAAATAAAGGTGAGTTTGGTAAAGGTGCAATCGAAGGTGTTGCAGGACCTGAAGCAGCTAACAATGCCAACGCTGCAGGAGTCTTAGTTCCGATGTTGGCACTTGGGTTGCCAACGTCGGCTACTGCCGCCGTTGTTCTCGTTGCCTTTCAATCTTTTAATATTCAACCTGGACCAATGTTATTTCAAACAAACCCCGAAATCGTCTGGGGATTGATTGCGTCTTTATTTATCGGTAACGCACTTCTTCTAGTGCTAAATTTGCCTCTCATACGTTTTTGGGTCTTACTTCTTAAAATTCCTAGCCACTATCTATACGCCGGTATTACAACTTTTGCACTTTTAGGTGCTTACGCGCTCAATAACTCAACTTTTGATTTACAAGTCGCTCTTGCCGTGGGCTTTATTGGCTATCTATTTCGACGCTTTGGCGTACCTATAACTCCGTTGATAATCGGCGTCATCCTCGGACCTTTAGCCGAACTATATTTCAAACGCTCACTGCAAATAAGCCAAGGAGATTGGCATATTTTGATTGCTGGCGGTTTCCCCAAAGTTATTTATGCCACCCTGTTTTTAGTGATTATAGGACCAGTAGTGTGGAACTTTAAGAAAAAATTCGCAGTTAAAAAGTAA
- a CDS encoding tripartite tricarboxylate transporter TctB family protein, producing MISKISKQGKGELVFASSLFLLGIFVAWDTSKMDIPQGSSIVSPQAFPYMVAFFTSLVGLALILEVLRGRYATPDGNEPGDQFVPANFKTMAILATAIGLHVILLEIAGYVVAATLCFWGVAFAFGSRKYLKDFGISLVFAGIVYFSFTKGLNINLPSGFFEGILG from the coding sequence TTGATTTCAAAGATTTCTAAGCAAGGAAAGGGAGAGTTGGTATTTGCCAGCTCTCTCTTCTTGCTTGGTATTTTCGTCGCATGGGATACCTCAAAGATGGATATACCTCAGGGTTCATCGATTGTTAGCCCGCAAGCCTTCCCATATATGGTTGCATTTTTCACTTCACTCGTTGGCTTAGCGTTGATACTTGAAGTTTTACGCGGACGTTATGCAACTCCGGATGGGAATGAACCTGGAGACCAATTTGTTCCAGCAAATTTTAAAACAATGGCAATCTTGGCAACGGCTATCGGCTTACACGTAATTTTATTGGAGATCGCAGGTTATGTTGTTGCCGCAACTCTCTGTTTTTGGGGAGTAGCTTTTGCATTCGGTTCACGTAAATACCTCAAGGACTTTGGAATAAGTTTAGTTTTTGCAGGAATCGTCTATTTTTCCTTTACTAAAGGTTTAAATATAAATCTGCCCTCCGGTTTTTTTGAAGGGATTTTAGGTTAA